The Ictidomys tridecemlineatus isolate mIctTri1 chromosome 6, mIctTri1.hap1, whole genome shotgun sequence genome includes a region encoding these proteins:
- the Bhlhe41 gene encoding class E basic helix-loop-helix protein 41: MDEGIPHLQERQLLEHRDFIGLDYSSLYMCKPKRSMKRDDSKDTYKLPHRLIEKKRRDRINECIAQLKDLLPEHLKLTTLGHLEKAVVLELTLKHLKALTALTEQQHQKIIALQNGERSLKSPIQSDLDAFHSGFQTCAKEVLQYLSRFESWTPREPRCVQLINHLHAVATQFLPTPQLLTQQVPLSKGTGAPSAPAPTGSTAAPCLERAGQKLEPLAHCVPVIQRTQPSAELAAENDTDTDSGYGGEAEARPDRQKGKGAGASRVTIKQEPPGEDSPAPKRMKLDSRGGGGPGGGAAAAAAALLGPDPAAAAALLRPDAALLSSLVAFGGGGGAPFAQPAAAAPFCLPFYFLSPSAAAAYVQPFLDKSGLEKYLYPTAAAAPFPLLYPGIPAPAAAAAAAAAAAAAAAFPCLSSVLSPPPEKAGAAAAATLLSHEVAPPGALHPPHPHGRTHLPFAGPREPGNPESSAQEDPSQPGKEAP, translated from the exons ATGGACGAAGGAATTCCTCATTTGCAAGAGAGACAGTTACTGGAACACAGAGATTTTATAGG ACTGGACTATTCTTCTTTGTATATGTGTAAACCCAAAAGGAGCATGAAGCGAGACGACAGCAAG GATACCTACAAATTACCGCACagattaatagaaaagaaaagaagagaccGAATTAATGAATGCATTGCTCAGCTGAAAGATTTACTGCCTGAACATCTCAAATTAACA ACACTAGGGCATCTGGAGAAAGCGGTAGTCTTGGAATTAACTTTGAAACACTTAAAAGCTTTAACAGCCTTAACCGAGCAACAGCATCAGAAGATAATTGCTTTACAGAATG GGGAGCGATCTCTGAAATCGCCCATTCAGTCCGACTTGGATGCGTTCCACTCGGGATTTCAAACATGCGCCAAAGAAGTCTTGCAATACCTCTCCCGGTTTGAGAGCTGGACACCCAGGGAGCCGCGGTGTGTCCAGCTAATCAACCACTTGCACGCCGTGGCCACCCAGTTTTTGCCCACCCCCCAGTTGTTGACTCAACAGGTCCCTTTGAGCAAAGGCACTGGCGCTCCCTCCGCCCCCGCCCCCACCGGGTCCACGGCCGCCCCCTGCCTGGAGCGCGCAGGGCAGAAGCTCGAGCCCCTCGCCCACTGCGTGCCGGTCATCCAGCGGACTCAGCCCAGCGCCGAGCTCGCCGCGGAGAACGACACGGACACTGACAGCGGCTACGGCGGAGAGGCCGAGGCCCGGCCAGACCGCCAGAAGGGCAAAGGCGCAGGGGCGAGCCGCGTCACCATCAAGCAGGAGCCTCCCGGGGAGGACTCGCCGGCGCCCAAGAGGATGAAGCTGGATTCCCGTGGCGGCGGCGGCCCGGGGGgcggcgcggcggcggcggcggccgcaCTCCTGGGGCCTGACCCGGCCGCTGCGGCCGCGCTGCTGAGACCCGACGCCGCCCTGCTCAGCTCGCTAGTGGCGTTCGGCGGAGGCGGGGGTGCACCCTTCGCTCAGCCCGCCGCAGCGGCCCCCTTCTGCCTGCCTTTCTACTTCCTCTCGCCTTCCGCGGCCGCCGCCTACGTGCAGCCTTTCCTGGACAAGAGCGGCCTGGAGAAGTATCTGTACCCCACGGCGGCCGCCGCCCCGTTCCCACTGTTGTACCCCGGCATCCCCGCCCCAGCTGCCGCTGCCGCTGCTGCTGCAGCGGCCGCCGCGGCCGCCGCCTTCCCGTGTCTGTCCTCGGTGTTGTCGCCCCCTCCCGAGAAGGCGGGCGCGGCTGCTGCCGCGACCCTCCTGTCGCACGAGGTGGCGCCCCCTGGGGCGTTGCATCCCCCGCATCCGCACGGCCGCACCCACCTGCCCTTCGCCGGCCCCCGCGAGCCGGGGAACCCGGAGAGCTCTGCTCAGGAAGATCCCTCACAGCCAGGAAAGGAAGCCCCCTGA